Proteins encoded by one window of Cloeon dipterum chromosome 4, ieCloDipt1.1, whole genome shotgun sequence:
- the LOC135943738 gene encoding receptor-type tyrosine-protein phosphatase T-like, whose amino-acid sequence MEAVDWAVQKDTFSPSVSKSSADQWKSTGEGYILNGQQEEYILSHLKPETDYNKFPRGQTQPWEVGTKPENTKKNRYNDLAAYDSSRVKLDLLPGDENSDYINANYVDGYERPKAYIACQGPMASTVDDFWRMVWQEKVSLIVMLTNLTEGEKVKCEKYWPDADQESKFGRLTVRNMREEINTDYVSRNLLVFRENAKKIVQQLHYTNWPNHGEPLYPQSIAIFMEKITHRNELAPILVHCSAGVGRTGTVILIDACLKMVRSRGQLDVVSFFSQMRKQRANLVDTLEQFEFVHLVLLESILNPKFEINCENFSAEYKHLTSNKKINENFDLLTEICNKDFQRAEKPAEIEAIKCRYPDYISTSSAIVSLFPYGDVTTMNFINAVFVDGYKRAKQFIVTQVPMKNTVWDFWRMIDQFNVKQIIFLNESHNSYVYV is encoded by the exons ATGGAAGCTGTCGATTGGGCTGTGCAGAAGGATACATTTTCCCCGAGTGTTTcaaaa agcTCTGCAGATCAGTGGAAAAGTACAGGCGAAGGATATATTCTAAACGGCCAGCAGGAAGAGTATATCCTCTCGCACCTGAAGCCGGAAACCGACTACAAC aaattcccGCGGGGGCAAACGCAACCGTGGGAAGTTGGCACCAAACCAGAAAATACGAAAAAGAATCGTTACAATGATTTAGCCGCGTATGACTCTTCCCGAGTGAAGCTGGATCTTCTTCCTGGCGACGAAAACTCTGACTACATCAATGCCAACTACGTTGAC ggataCGAACGTCCAAAGGCGTACATTGCGTGTCAAGGGCCAATGGCGAGCACCGTTGATGACTTTTGGAGAATGGTGTGGCAGGAAAAAGTGTCCTTGATCGTGATGCTTACAAATCTTACTGAGGGAGAAAAA GTTAAATGCGAAAAATACTGGCCCGACGCCGACCAGGAAAGCAAATTTGGCCGTTTGACTGTCCGCAATATGAGAGAGGAGATCAACACCGATTATGTTTCAAGAAATCTATTGGTTTTTCGCgaaaatgcaaagaaaatc GTACAGCAACTGCACTACACAAATTGGCCCAATCACGGAGAACCACTCTATCCGCAGTCGATAGCcattttcatggaaaaaataactcaCCGCAACGAATTGGCCCCGATATTGGTGCACTGCAG TGCTGGAGTCGGAAGAACTGGCACTGTGATTTTGATTGACGCATGCCTTAAAATGGTTCGTTCGCGCGGTCAACTCGATGTCGTCAGCTTTTTCTCGCAGATGAGGAAACAGAGAGCCAATCTGGTCGACACCctg GAACAATTCGAATTTGTGCACCTGGTTCTCTTGGAAAGTATTTTGAACCCTAAGTTTGAAATCAACTGCGAGAATTTTTCTGCCGAATACAAACACCTTACG AGCAACAAGAAGATCAacgagaattttgatttactcACGGAAATTTGCAACAAAGACTTCCAAAGGGCTGAAAAACCGGCTGAGATTGAAGCCATTAAGTGCAGATACCCTGAttatatttcaa caTCGAGCGCCATTGTTTCGCTCTTTCCCTACGGAGATGTCACGACGATGAATTTCATAAACGCCGTTTTCGTCGACGGATACAAGAGGGCAAAGCAGTTCATTGTTACCCAAGTGCCCATGAAAAACACCGTCTGGGATTTTTGGAGGATGATTGACCAGTTCAACGTCAAGCAAATTATCTTCCTCAATGAGTCGCACAATTCTTACGTATATGtttag